A DNA window from Vanacampus margaritifer isolate UIUO_Vmar chromosome 19, RoL_Vmar_1.0, whole genome shotgun sequence contains the following coding sequences:
- the ostm1 gene encoding osteopetrosis-associated transmembrane protein 1, protein MPLYHQNWVLTAWVLYICAIASSEGANSTVSASAAVESPVFKPVAEEDSPASLSLLSAFPDDLEVSDYCGELLRLFGQHYVAYVNCLVPSARPVKICQNCFGAYGNLVTTFLNISSDQLGPGNESCRDSLLRSDRLMVVYLLFNNLKDLWSKSACDNCINDGFQSLTDDTLYFMSTLNQTLTCFDRYQQGNHTELCRNCKSAYKGLNELYGGMEKNDTMCIDIEDGMNMTRRLWSKNFKCSFPREETVPVIAVSGFMLFLPIIFYLSSFLHSEQKKRKLIHPKRAKSYASSLVNIQDKQS, encoded by the exons ATGCCTCTGTATCACCAAAACTGGGTTTTAACCGCGTGGGTGCTGTATATTTGCGCTATTGCGTCAAGTGAAGGAGCTAACTCCACAGTTTCCGCGTCGGCTGCGGTCGAGTCACCCGTTTTCAAGCCCGTGGCGGAGGAGGACTCTCCCGCCTCTCTCAGCCTGCTGTCCGCCTTCCCGGACGACTTGGAGGTGAGCGACTACTGCGGCGAGCTGCTGCGCCTCTTTGGCCAGCACTATGTGGCGTATGTCAACTGCCTGGTTCCGTCCGCGCGGCCGGTTAAAATTTGCCAGAACTGCTTCGGCGCCTACGGCAACCTGGTGACAACCTTCCTGAACATCTCCTCGGACCAG TTGGGTCCTGGCAATGAGAGCTGCAGGGACAGCCTTCTGCGCAGTGACCGTCTCATGGTGGTTTATCTGCTCTTTAACAACCTGAAGGACCTGTGGAGCAAATCCGCCTGTGACA ACTGTATCAACGATGGATTCCAGAGCCTCACTGATGACACACTGTACTTTATGTCCACTCTCAACCAAACTCTCACCTGCTTTGATAGATACCAACAG GGCAACCACACAGAGCTTTGTAGAAATTGTAAGAGTGCATATAAGGGCCTCAATGAGCTATACGGCGGCATGGAAAAGAACGACACGATGTGTATTGACATTGAAGATGGG ATGAACATGACCCGCAGGCTGTGGAGTAAAAACTTCAAATGTTCCTTCCCCCGGGAGGAGACGGTGCCTGTCATCGCCGTGTCCGGCTTCATGCTTTTTCTGCCCATCATCTTCTACTTGAGCAGCTTCCTTCACTCGGAACAAAAGAAACGCAAGCTCATACACC CCAAGAGAGCAAAGTCGTACGCCTCCAGTCTGGTGAACATTCAGGACAAGCAGAGCTGA